From the genome of Maniola jurtina chromosome 26, ilManJurt1.1, whole genome shotgun sequence:
tatcgctcaccctactttgaaatgtcactgttcacattgagatgtaatataatattatatttccagtttgaaggcaacttaatcCAGTAAACTATGTTACATCACTATACCATGTTTGGAACGCCTGTGGCTGCGCAAACTGCAATTCTGCACGAACGCCTGGCCACAATGCTCGCACGCATACCTACGGTCATTCGCATGGATTCTCATATGCTCCCTCAAAGTATTCTTCCTCCCATACGCCTTCAAACAAATATCACACTTGAACTGCCGTAGCCCAGTATGCTTGGCCATATGAATCTTCAGCCTCGTCGAACTAAAGAACATCATGTCACACTCTTCACATTTATGCTTCCGTTCCAACAAGTGATCCTTCTTGATATGAAGCGTCAGTTTCCTTTGATCTTTAAACGTTCTCTCACATATATGACAAGCGAGAACCAATTCGGGCACCCCATGTACTTTAACCATGTGCTCAATTTTCTGCCAGTAGTTCAACAACTTTTTGTTGCAAACGAGACATCTACTGCCCTTTCTATTACCCAAATGGACAGTGTACTGATGATTGCGTAACTTTTCTTTAGTTCCAAACACTTTATCGCAATCTTTACACTTCAACTCCTCAGCCTTATGTCTCCTTACGTGGCGCATGTACAGACGATCAGTAACGAATCCTTTACCACAAACAGAACACATATAATTACTGAAATGTACGGTCATATGTTCCAACAGATGTTTGAAGCACACAAACTCCTTGTTACATTCGACGCACGTTAACTTTTCCGTATCAAACTTAAAAGGTACGATGACACTTTTGAATTCCTTATAAACTTCTATGCTGTGTTCCGCTGTGATGTGGTCCATGAAATCTTCGAGTTTATTCAGACCTTTGTGGCAGAGTGTGCATTTTAAATCCGTGATGTCCAGTTTGACGAAGTATTCAAACAGTCTGCAATTTATAAGAGCGAGTAGTTCCTTTATTTTGTGTTCTTGCAAGAAGTGTTCTTTAAGTTTCTTCGGTTCGGGAAATTGTTCCGAGCAAAACTGGCAGCCGAAACCGAGGGCATCTTTATTTCTTATTGGATTTGAATTAGAATAATGGAGTATTGTTTTAAGATtgtgctggttcttcttggtttCTGGCACGTTTTCTTTCAGTTTTTTCTTAGTTTCGTGCTGAGCTCGTGCGCTTTTCTTTCTAGTCACTCGGGCACCTATAAAGTGAAAAGAATATTAAGAATATTTAttaatcataaaattataacgTACAACAAGCACAAGCAATAAATATGTTAGGTAATTGCCACTTATtacatattgttattattttaatgacaatAGAATATTTacgttacaaaaaataaaat
Proteins encoded in this window:
- the LOC123878289 gene encoding zinc finger protein 600-like; translated protein: MGERNYQCEVCDMRFFSVGRLNVHMVKHEPDRPFKCEFCEKAFKRKITLKTHTMIHTDTRRKVCQICQAAFVQRSSARVTRKKSARAQHETKKKLKENVPETKKNQHNLKTILHYSNSNPIRNKDALGFGCQFCSEQFPEPKKLKEHFLQEHKIKELLALINCRLFEYFVKLDITDLKCTLCHKGLNKLEDFMDHITAEHSIEVYKEFKSVIVPFKFDTEKLTCVECNKEFVCFKHLLEHMTVHFSNYMCSVCGKGFVTDRLYMRHVRRHKAEELKCKDCDKVFGTKEKLRNHQYTVHLGNRKGSRCLVCNKKLLNYWQKIEHMVKVHGVPELVLACHICERTFKDQRKLTLHIKKDHLLERKHKCEECDMMFFSSTRLKIHMAKHTGLRQFKCDICLKAYGRKNTLREHMRIHANDRRYACEHCGQAFVQNCSLRSHRRSKHGIVM